One window from the genome of Deltaproteobacteria bacterium encodes:
- a CDS encoding type IV pilus twitching motility protein PilT, whose amino-acid sequence MELDGILREGVGREASDIHLKVGAPPIFRVSGRLAPWEGQPSLTRDDMNRLCESLLTDSHRQRLREALQVDAGYGHPELGRFRVNVFFQRGEPQAALRLVPARVRDIRELNLPPVVERIAAERRGLVLVTGTTGSGKSTTLASMIDHVNRSADRHIITVEDPIEYLHRDDKSVISQREIGVDCTTFAAGLKGSLRQDPDVILVGEMRDLETIETAIMAAETGHLVLSTLHTLDATETVTRAISAFPDHQRGQVRLILSNILKGVVSQRLVPRADGHGMVPAVEVLVSTALVRECIAVPERTREIRDAIARGYTSYGMQTFDQSLMALWREDLITFEEALAQSSNPDDFALKARGISSTSDGRWDDFDRKEKDAPQERLKVDRF is encoded by the coding sequence GTGGAGCTGGATGGGATCCTGCGTGAAGGGGTCGGTCGAGAGGCATCGGACATCCACCTGAAGGTCGGCGCACCGCCGATCTTCCGCGTGAGCGGCAGGCTCGCGCCGTGGGAGGGACAGCCGTCCCTCACGCGCGACGACATGAACCGGCTGTGCGAGTCGCTGCTCACCGACTCGCACCGGCAGCGGCTGCGCGAGGCGCTCCAGGTGGACGCCGGCTACGGCCACCCCGAGCTCGGGCGCTTCCGCGTGAACGTCTTCTTCCAGCGCGGCGAGCCGCAGGCGGCGCTCCGCCTGGTCCCGGCCCGCGTGCGTGACATCCGCGAGCTCAACCTGCCCCCGGTCGTCGAGCGCATCGCGGCCGAGCGCCGGGGCCTCGTGCTCGTCACCGGCACGACGGGCAGCGGCAAGTCGACCACGCTCGCCTCGATGATCGACCACGTCAACCGCTCCGCCGATCGCCACATCATCACCGTCGAGGACCCGATCGAGTACCTGCACCGCGACGACAAGTCGGTCATCAGCCAGCGCGAGATCGGCGTCGACTGCACGACCTTCGCCGCGGGCCTGAAGGGCTCGCTGCGCCAGGATCCCGACGTCATCCTGGTCGGCGAGATGCGCGACCTCGAGACCATCGAGACCGCGATCATGGCGGCCGAGACGGGACACCTCGTCCTCTCGACGCTCCACACGCTCGACGCCACCGAGACCGTCACGCGCGCCATCTCCGCCTTTCCGGATCACCAGCGGGGCCAGGTGCGTCTCATCCTGTCGAACATCCTGAAGGGCGTGGTGAGCCAGCGGCTCGTGCCCCGCGCGGACGGTCACGGCATGGTGCCCGCGGTGGAGGTCCTGGTGTCGACCGCGCTCGTCCGCGAGTGCATCGCCGTGCCCGAGCGGACGCGCGAGATCCGCGACGCCATCGCGCGCGGCTACACCAGCTACGGCATGCAGACCTTCGACCAGTCGCTCATGGCGCTCTGGCGCGAAGACCTGATCACCTTCGAGGAGGCGCTCGCCCAGTCGAGCAACCCGGACGACTTCGCGCTGAAGGCGCGCGGCATCTCCTCGACCAGCGACGGCCGCTGGGACGACTTTGACCGAAAGGAAAAGGATGCCCCGCAGGAGCGCCTCAAGGTCGACCGCTTCTAG
- a CDS encoding regulatory protein RecX produces MPRRSASRSTASSGAPGVPTPLDVAARLLARGPRTEADLETRLVRLGYRHETAAAAVARCRELGWVGDASYARERARALRARGAGSLKIAADLAARGLPEALVEAAVVESLTGEREHDWARRLLERRRLGHAAARARAWGLLQRHGFPEEVIAGLLGEPG; encoded by the coding sequence ATGCCCCGCAGGAGCGCCTCAAGGTCGACCGCTTCTAGCGGCGCGCCGGGCGTCCCCACGCCCCTCGACGTGGCCGCGCGGCTGCTCGCGCGGGGGCCGCGCACGGAGGCGGACCTCGAGACGCGCCTGGTCCGCCTCGGCTACCGGCACGAGACCGCGGCCGCCGCCGTCGCGCGCTGCCGCGAGCTCGGCTGGGTGGGCGACGCGTCCTACGCGCGCGAGCGGGCGCGGGCGCTGCGCGCGCGCGGCGCGGGCAGCCTCAAGATCGCGGCCGACCTCGCCGCGCGCGGCCTGCCGGAAGCGCTCGTCGAGGCAGCGGTGGTGGAATCGCTCACCGGCGAGCGCGAGCACGACTGGGCGCGGCGCCTCCTGGAGCGCCGGCGCCTGGGCCATGCCGCCGCGCGGGCGCGCGCCTGGGGCCTCCTCCAGCGACACGGCTTCCCCGAGGAGGTCATCGCCGGGCTGCTCGGCGAGCCGGGGTAG
- a CDS encoding lytic transglycosylase domain-containing protein, with product MDLACFAHPEIDVWERRLRSERPLWTTTQHALARGAAYLPRLRDMFAEGGLPSSLALLPVIESGFGTDAGSPSGCRGLWQLKASTARRFGLVVNRRRDERLEPDLATRAAARYLALLHAHYGDWPLALAAYNVGEGRVDRARGRAPGASFWQLADDRRLPRASRDYVARFLALVRVVDGAADC from the coding sequence ATGGACCTCGCCTGCTTTGCGCATCCCGAGATCGACGTCTGGGAGCGTCGCCTCCGCTCGGAGCGCCCCCTGTGGACGACCACGCAGCACGCCCTGGCGCGCGGCGCAGCCTACCTGCCGCGTCTCCGCGACATGTTCGCCGAGGGTGGCCTGCCCTCGAGCCTGGCCCTCCTGCCGGTCATCGAGAGCGGCTTCGGGACCGACGCGGGCAGCCCGTCGGGGTGCCGGGGGCTCTGGCAGCTGAAGGCGTCGACCGCGCGCCGCTTCGGCCTGGTGGTCAACCGCCGGCGTGACGAGCGCCTCGAGCCCGACCTCGCGACGCGTGCCGCCGCCCGCTACCTCGCCCTGCTGCACGCCCACTACGGCGACTGGCCCCTTGCGCTCGCGGCGTACAACGTCGGCGAGGGGCGCGTCGACCGGGCGCGGGGGCGCGCGCCCGGCGCGAGCTTCTGGCAGCTGGCAGACGACCGGCGGCTGCCCCGCGCGAGCCGTGACTACGTCGCGCGCTTCCTCGCCCTCGTCCGCGTCGTGGACGGCGCGGCCGACTGCTGA
- a CDS encoding crotonase/enoyl-CoA hydratase family protein, whose translation MTSTMADTIVYTVDGNVARITLDDGKVNAMSLPFFEALGAALDRAEREKPGAVVITGRPGYFSAGLDLKLMPTLAPDALRRMLLAFGRTMLRVFTFPIPTVAAVSGHAIAGGAMLAFACDLRWGADGPFRLHLNEVAIGLPLPTWAIVIAASAVPHRWHTEAILHARAYLPPDALERNLVNGVVAPDRLLDEASSAAARLGALHQAAYAASKTRLRAMAVEWALARLEPEVMNRPSGS comes from the coding sequence ATGACAAGCACCATGGCCGACACGATTGTCTACACCGTGGATGGCAACGTCGCGCGCATCACGCTCGACGACGGGAAGGTGAACGCCATGAGCCTCCCCTTCTTCGAGGCGCTCGGCGCCGCGCTCGACCGCGCCGAGCGCGAGAAGCCGGGTGCGGTCGTGATCACCGGCCGACCCGGGTACTTCTCGGCGGGGCTCGACCTGAAGCTCATGCCGACGCTCGCGCCCGACGCGCTCCGGCGGATGCTGCTCGCCTTCGGGCGCACCATGCTGCGCGTCTTCACGTTCCCCATCCCGACGGTCGCGGCGGTGAGCGGACACGCGATCGCGGGCGGCGCGATGCTCGCCTTCGCCTGCGACCTGCGCTGGGGGGCGGACGGCCCGTTTCGGCTGCACCTCAACGAGGTGGCGATCGGCCTGCCGCTGCCCACCTGGGCCATCGTCATCGCCGCGAGCGCCGTGCCGCACCGCTGGCACACCGAGGCGATCCTCCACGCCCGGGCGTACCTTCCTCCGGACGCCCTCGAGCGAAACCTCGTCAATGGCGTGGTGGCGCCCGACCGCCTGCTCGACGAGGCTTCGTCGGCGGCTGCCCGGCTCGGCGCGCTGCACCAGGCCGCCTATGCGGCGTCCAAGACGCGCTTGCGGGCGATGGCCGTCGAGTGGGCGCTCGCACGGCTCGAGCCGGAGGTGATGAACCGGCCGTCCGGATCGTGA